GTTTTATctattaaatgtaatttgcGTCATTGTCAAAAACATTGCCATATTAGtcagaataagaaagaaaaatgaattatCATCGCCGTCTAATAAAAATAGGAGAATGTATCCCACGACTTTGTTAATACCTTCCAATGTAGACTTTTATAAAGCAGCCTGAACACGCAAAATGGTCTTTCCCCTTCAACGTCATAAAATCTATCAATTATGTCCGCATGAATTTGAAAAATTGTGAAAGGCCTAAAGACAATTTGTTAGCTGATCCACTAAACATTTAATGTACAGCCATAAGCTGGACCATCTAAATAAAGGGAATCCAAGAGAGATAAATCAATAATCTACAGAACGAGTATAGAAAATCCACCAAATAATCAtctaacacaaacacttttGACCCAAAGCCATATTGAACGCttgaacatactgtaaagaCTGTAAAGGAGCTTGAAATTATTGGAGAGGTCTAACATCATtctaaaagtgtttaaaatgttagtgtgtgtaataaactgtaacacttaaaaattaagaaaaagaatTCTGAATGAATTCTGCAGCTGCCTATAAAACTCACCACTCATTAAGGGCTTTTATTCAAATTTCTGCAGAAACTGTTAGTACAAAACACAAGTCATGCACAATACACAGCAGGACTGGGCTTTAGAATCTCGTAAGGGTTATAAAACCCAGCAGAAGAATGAAGCAAAGAGGCAGTGAAGGTGTTTTACTCACTGATGTGTACAGATGGCCCTCTGCATTCATAGCAATGTATAAACCTGTCTTCACCGACTGGATAGCAACGATTCGAAGGCCCACTGGGATGAGGTTGAACAGTGCTGGAGAGACAAGCAACAGAATAAAGTGGGAAAATACTTTTGTTACTTACTGTATAAAGCTCTTGAAGGAGAGAGGTAACCAAGCAACTGATAATAAGTAATTGCCTATTTTATTCTTCGAATCGGTGACTAAAGTTTAAAAAGGTACGTCATTATTTATGGCAAGGGATTCCCAGAATATGAGACGACTTATTCAAGGAATCCGGTTGATTTTCTGAGCACTCCATTTCTCTTCTTAAAATTACAACCAAGATTTTTCATGAGTAAAAAACAAGCATTTACCTTTCAGTAAGTGATAGAAAATGAAGCACAtcattgttctttttctttgttgtcAAATGTGATATGACGTAACATGAAGTCAAGAGAAGTCAAGattataaaagcaaacaaacaatcaaataaaaaaaatgtatcctaATGAAAAGACAGCGAGTGCTGAAATAAAGCTTAAAAAGAGTTTACTATATTGGTGCATGGTCATAATTGTATTCCACAGCCTATAAAACACTTGATACCTTTAGCCACATGATCctaaaatttcatttcatttcatttcatttcattaatgtGGTAGAGTAAGGAGTTTAAGGCGTTGGACAaccaatctgaaggttgtgagttcaaatcccatgtccaccaggctgctACTGCTGgacccctaagcaaggcccttaaccctctattgcttagttgtataaaaatgagataaaaatgtaagtggctctggataagggtgtagAAAATGAGCCCATCATTTTATCTTTTTAGTAGACTTTAAATACGGCGTCTCATAGTGTATTCGGACTGTATTTCTTCAAACCATTTCAGTGTTATATATTGGAAAATCAAACTGCCTGACAGTGGTGCCAGACCTAATACTGCTCCTTGTTCGAGCcgatactgtacatatatgGGCAAAATTATGTAAAGActtgaccatcacactcatatatGAGCACATACAGTAATAGTATAGAACATATTGTATGCTTTAACATTACAtggaattaaaatataaaaaaatgccaCGATACACAAGCaaggtccatgaagacatggtttgtcaaGGTTGGAGTAGAGAAACTCGAGTGTCCTCTACAGATCTCTGACTTGAACCCCACTGAAAAACTTTCGGATGAACTTGAATGCTGACCGCACTCTGAGCCGTCTCCTCAGTGCCTGACTTCACCAGTGCCTGACCACTTGTGGCTGAATAGGCATTAGAtccatataaacatttattctaCAGCTGTATGACAGACTGTCAAAGCATCATTTAAAGttaatacataaaaatgtaaagtgaaCTCACAGGAGTTAGTGCTGTCATCTTTGGTTCCATCCAAACATCCATCTGGGCTCATCTGCAAGTAGTAACCTTGCCTGCAATATAACCTGGTTACAATGCCCTTGAGCTGGGGATCTAAGACCCGGGAAAAAGAAAGAggcaaaaagagaaaacaaaagaagatAAATATCACACCACACAGTGTCGGCTATCACAGAGTCAAGATCAAGATGCAAGAAAGATGTCCTGCGagcattttataataaacatcacATTATGCAGAGTCGGATATCAGACGATTTAGTATCGTGGTGCAGGACGGACCTCCTGTGAGTATTCCACTCGACAAGCTGTCTTGCACCATCTATCatcttttgaaatatttattatcaGTTTCTTAAAAAGGCATTTGATAAATGAGAATTGTGATATAGAACAAAAGCCAAACCCTTGTAGGAATTATATGCGTAGGCAATAGCAGGACCCATAATAttagaaatgtgtatatatatatatatatatatatatatatatatatatatacatatatatactgtatacattttacACCGTGTATCACATTGATGTAACAATGGTATTGGATTGTGTTGTACTTGTCTTGATAAGAATGTCTGCATTAGAGTAATTTCAAAATTATTAACACCCTTCAAGAAAATGAGTATatacatcattcattcattcattcattttctaccgcttatccgaacttctcgggtcacgtggagcctgtgcctatctcaggcgtcatcgggcatcgaggcaggatacaccctggacggagtgccaacccatcgcagggcacacacacactctcattcactcacacacacactcacacacactacggacaattttccagagatgccaatcaacctaccatgcatgtctttggaccggggtaggaaaccggagtaccaggaggaaaccccccaaggcacggtgagaacatgcaaacagcactcacacaaggcagaggtgggaatctaacctccaaccctggaggtgtgaggcgaacacccccccccccacccccagttTATACTTCAAACAATGTTAATTGGGCAAAATCTTTTAGCTCAActgaatttaaatgaatcattttcagtCCCTGCCACAGATTTTCAATATGATCTCAATCCAGAGTCTTATATTATTCTTTTGCGATTCTATAAGCATCCAGTGTAAATTTGAATATGTGTTATCGAAACACCTTGGCAAGAGACAACAGATTCATGATGCCATCAATCATCACAGGAGCCAATTTCCACATCAAACGCCTGCTCGATGGCAGCCTACGTTTTCCTTAAAAGGATTTCCAAATAGTACATTTGTGCACAGAAAAAAGATGATTTTGGTCTCATCAAACCACAATACTCCGATccagctgctgttctagagacCCACTGTGAAAGCCAGGTGCCTTGACTAGGTTAGATTTCAGTGTAAGCATAAACTGAACTAGTTAGATTAATAATTCTCTCACTAAAAGATCCTTACAAAGATGGCACATTAAACATTTGAATTGCTTAATATTATACTTCTCACTATATGGTTTCAAATAGTATTATCTTGTTTCTATGACATTTTATGACCAAAGGcattgggtctgtttttatatgatttaaaagggagataaaaacacagacagacatttttCCAGTAGGAAACTGAAGTGTTTGCCAAGGTCTCAAATATTATAATAGGTTTATCACTTTCATTcagtttctaccgcttatccgaacttctcgggtcacggggagcctgtgcctatctcaggcgtcatcgggcatcaaggcaggatacaccctggacggagtgccaacccatcgcagggcacacacacacacactctcattcactcacacactaaaaAAGTTTCTTAGATATAACCcaaacacctactgtacataccCATACCCATACACACTCCAGATGGCAGTGACCCACTTTCAGACATACAAGAACGTTCCTCACATAAATTAGAGAGCAacttctccctctcttttcctccACTTGGCAGATTGCCTTTAGTGCCACATGCTGTGTTCAACCTTTCAGGGTTCAATATCAGATTAGCACCATCACATTACGCTAATTAACTTTCTCCCAGCCCTACCACACCTTGTGTGCTGTTTGGAGCATCTCTTTTCAGACTTCTTTCTTGTTGATTGTGTAAAATGAGGATTCACTCTCAGCCAAAGAAATGATAACCATTTAATGCTAAATGACATCACGTTACATTGCGAGCCATAGTAAATGGCAGAGATACTGTATACCGTCAGTGCAGAAATAACAGATTCTTACATTTCCTTTTCATGATCATATCCACTAAAATCCTAAGGAATCTTGAATCATTCCAGGGTTACAATCTGGATCTGTTGCCATGGAGAGTTTCCCGGCTCTTTAACACAGCCCCTCCCTTACCCACAGTCTGTTACTATGGAGACATTCTTCCTATCCAGGATTTCCCTCATCAGGACTGTTGCCAGGGATACCGTATCAGGGATTCCCATTTCCTGTCTTCTAGAACAGACACTTCttgtctgtattttttctgCAAATATGTTTTGTGCGTTCTGGGTTTTCTCTATATCTCAGGTGTTCTTCTGCATCtccatacagtaggtgtgttgGATTGTGTCTGTCTATAAGGACCAAAGAAACAATTTGTTTGAGAGTGCTGGCTCGTATCTTGTCATGGCCAATCGAGAaacgtaaacagatacagacacagctTTGTTTACGGTTCAATAATCCAGTATTCAGGAACAAGAGGAACTTTGGATTTTTCCTTACACTGTTTCAGACCTGAAATATCTTGTCTTGTTTGCTGCAAAACCCATGTAATTATGCATAAATACTATACACTCGATGCTGTACGTTATAAGTCATATTCTTTCATTAGAACTTCACATTTCTAATAttttgacattaaataaaataatgatttgcTTCCTTTGGCTCCTGGAACCTGGATATTTTTTATGAGAGTCTTCaactatttattaaaacaaaagaaataaatctcacaTTTTCACCTGGTAAATTTGTTCCTTATAAAGTATGCATCCTtaattagaaaaagaaaaagaaatcgaagttatttcaaaatgaacactgaataaatttttttttttaaaccgtcCTTAATGTGACATTCATATTCCAAAACAAGACCACATTAATCTTTCGTCTAAATGCTATACGACGTAACACTGGAAATGAATTTCACAATAATCCTCTAGAATAATAGAAGGAACAttttaagcattaaaaacaTCTGCAACTAATTCTGCTTAATGCTTACTGTGTCACTTATCACTGGTAAACTACACCACACCTTCAAATCGCTATCTAGCATTAGCTTGGATCAGGCAACATtaatgagtgagcgagtgagcaaACAAGAGCCTTCTGATTCAGACACCCTTCAGACGACCTTCGAGTGATGCCAGTGGAAATGGCGAGATTTCAGAGACGTGCAGTGTCACACGATGTAATTGGCGAGCGTCTACGTTTTAAGAGAACTCCgagtgctctgtgtgtgtgtgtgtttgtgtgactggtTTGTCCACAGATATTGTGCTGATAAGAGAATAGATTAAATTTCTTACAGCTGAAGGCAGGTGATAAATCGGCCCCAGTAACAATATAACTGCAGACAGCCTTACAAACTGCACACATACCACTTTCTAATACACACCATATCTTTGATTatcaaaagtaatgaaataaacacattgttgttttttttctattcctaAATATGATATGATTCAAAACCCATCAAGAACACAACAGTTAAACAAACATGGGTTATTCTTTTCTAATctatccaaaaaaaaagggtttgtgAAATTATTAGTTGATCAATTTGAACACCTTTGGAGCATAAAttcatttctattattatttcaaacaatgtgTTTGAATGAATTAAACTGATCAGATTTACatatctttataaaaaaaaaggacacttACATTGGATTATAAAGTGAAACATTGGTGTGAAAAACAGACTCAAAAACCTTTATCACGATCGGAAAAGGGTCGAAAGAGAAGGTTGGAATGAAGCTGATACACATAGAAAGAGACGAGGTGGGACCGAGGTGTCATGAGCAATCAGGGAGTTGCTGTAGTTCCCAAACAGAAATGTGGTGGTGTACAAATGAGGCACTCGCACATTACCGCCATAGAGATTGGAAAGCGTGCCTCATCAACTCAAACTGACAATATGTTGCTGATGACATTTAATCCGgtgttcgcgtgtgtgtgtgtatgtgtgtgtgtgtgtgtgtgtgtgtgtgtgtgtgtgtgtgtgtgtgtgatttcgaCTCAAATTGCAATCAAGCACGGATTGTTAGggtaaaatgaatatttatgctCGCCGAGTTAAAGAAACACGTATTCAAATCTGAATCGAATAAATGACTCCGTTATATAGCTTCTCAATCTTGTACATAGTATTtataaacaaagaataaaacatgatgaggTTTGCTTTTACGAGAAAAGAAGGAACATCTTGAAGGGATTTACTACAAGCAGTTTGCAAATGCCTACATGTTTCTTATTAATTTACgacttatttttttctgttactcTGTCATTGCAACCTTCTCTTCGCTCAGGGCTGCTGTAACAGAATGAATCAATCAGTGAGCGAAACACATCGTGCTTTAATACTTATTGATAGTCTATTACATAACAATCCAGCTGAtcaataatttatattatatatatattcattcatataGATCTTAAACCCCATGTTCTATTCAATACAAAGTACCGCATAGCCTTTACTGTATCATTTGACTTAACAGATTTAGAACTATACAATATTTGACAATGCATAATATATCTATAACCATTAAAGCAGTATTCAACGAGatagacacaaaaaaaacctcatgtGCTCTTGGataattttgtatatttgttattAGCCACGGTAACGAAAGCCAAAATATTCATAAACAAAGATACACATTTCTGAAGTTTTCTGGAACTACAGCTCAACCATTTAATGATCATTATCTGATTTACAGCTTTAGTCAGgtatttctagaaaaaaaagaaataaatattcaaagaCATGTTTAGGTAATCCTAATGCAATCTGAAGAagaatgtatataaaataataatagtcaagtgtgaaatatttttttttcttctattaaaAGTTATATATATCTCGTTTTCTTTTGGAAGCCAGTAAAACAGAATAAGATCGAATACGGTGTGTCTCCTTTTCATAAAGCAACAAGTTGTCATGAAACAATCGTGGATCAGGGATGATCAGattgctttatttgtttgtttgtttgtttgtttatttatttatttatttatttatgtatgtataaactgagtattatataaaaaatagatttttcatATTAtcttgcgttttttttttctgaagcacAACCACGATTCCATCTAACAGTGATATTGATGGACAAATAAATATACCAGCAGGCATAGCAACATGTTCACGTGAATGTCTTTGGGATATTACAAGCTTTTCAATAACAAAGCATCTAAGAAGAAAACAGAGCACTGACATGTAAAAGTCTGTTTGTTTAtggattctgtgtgtgtgtgtgtgtgtgtgtgtgtgtgtgtgtgtgagagagagagagagagagagtgtcagagagagcgggagagagagtgtgatgaTGAGATGTCTTCTTGTGTGTATTGCCTGCCTTGCTGTCGACAGGTTGTCATAGCTGCAGTTAAATTGACTTGATAAATCTCAAGTGGGTAGAAAATTAATGGCTTCCGATAAAGCCtccataaaacaaaaacaactgtgCACATGCAAATAAACCCAGATATTCATCTTTCTGTGCAGGAATAAACTCAGAGTCAAACTCTGTGACAGGAATCCCTTCAATAGACATTGTCCAGGGTAAATAATCCAACACACACTCTTGGCCTGTTAAGAACTGCCTTAAATAAAGGGTACTACGGTCAGAGTTGAACAAAATGGCTGTCACCTGTTATAGTAGGACTTCCTGTCTCTGTCATTATTTCTCCCCCCAggccccgcacacacacacacacacacacacgcttgtcATGTCTATTATTCACAGTATGATATTCCGCCTTGACAAACActtagataaacacacacacacacacacacacacacacacacacacacacacacacacacacacacacacacctcttgaTATAGACACAAAAACCAAAACCACCCACAATGTGCCAAAGCTTCCATCTGCTGTGGATTTATAAGATCTTCCTGTGATGTACCAATATCCAGGTCAGAGATTTACCTAAAgataataaaactatttaaagCAACAGGCATTGGCATTCctcatcaggaaaaaaaaaaaacatcatataaaaaaatcttagaAAGGAAGTCGAGGCAGTATGATATATACTAAGATTTTTTAGACTACAGTTAGCACAGTATAGCCAGTATACATAGTATAGCCACTCTTTAACACTCTTGAATCAGTATCACAGACTCTCTGTACAAAACATCATGAACATATTAATCGAAAGATACAATGCGGTTTAGATATTTTAAGTCGgttaccaaaagaaaaaaaaaacaataaactacCAGATTGATTTCATTGGACGATTAAATAATGTTCAATACACTTAACAAATACTTGCCAATACTTTCCCTAGAAGCAGTATGGAATGTCACCTGTAACCATGTGTCATAACCACACCCTCCAACATCGTGTATAACCACCAagtaacacattaaaaaaatcatttttcaaCTGATACTGAAGGATTGCCTTTATTTTAGACTACGATAATACGGTAAGTGTGAACGCAAACAGCTAAGTCTGGTAGAAATTGCAAatcaattcatttcatttaaagcaCTTACAGAGCAATGAATCAGACCTAGacaacatgcatttttttccaaatgCAATCAGGCCAGAAATAAAGACACTGACCtatgaataataaaagcttcatcTTGGACTAGTCAGACtatcagaaaagaaaataatacattttggcCATTAATCAGGCTtaaaactggatcctgtagtgcaaaaaaaatgtttgcagaCACACTATGTGCAGAGGAAAAGTGCAACCATGAATAAAATATCAGCAATATATTTAAAGCAAGAAGTGTCAGATAAAACCTGATCTCTAAGTGTAATTAACCCGAAACATTATATTCCCTTAACGCATATATATCCCAATTAGTTGCACTAATCTGAAAGCGGATAAAGCGAATCTTTCAGCACCATACGAGGATGCTCTCACGTCTAATTAAACACAAGTGGCTTCGTGCCCGAGACACAACAGCTTCGAGAGCAAAAGGGCCCTTTATTGATGTTGCTCACACCTTGTCTCCGTAGTCTCCTCTTCTTGAGGCCAAAGATTCGCACTTTGGAGAAGATGTCGACCAGGTTGCTGTTGCACAGCCCTTTGCTCTTACTCGGGCTTTTCCTGCGTCGGTGAGTCGCCGGTCTGTGCAGGTGCTGTTCGCGCGCCTGCCGCTTTTGTCGGATCAGACCGCTGGCGATTGCCGCTGCCATGTttcaaacaacaaataaaaaaaatacacacactccacagccaccaccaccaccaccaccaccaccacctacAAACGCAGACGGGAAAAACCGGAACGCGTTCACCCCCGAACGCGCAAAGCGAAACGACAAGGACCGATTTgcgtctttttctctctttctgtccctctgCGTCCCGCTTTTGTCCGCGTTCATTACCGAAGCTATATCAACAGCGACTTTTTAAAGGGTCAGGGCTGAAATACTGGCAGAAAAAGTCCACGCGCGACACGTCGACGTGTTTATCTCCGTCGCGAGTCCACATAACCTGCGTGCGCCGTCATACACACTTCGGTAAAAGCTCTTCTGCAAACACGACTCTCCCCGACTTCTTGGATGAACCTCCGCGCCACcacattatcattattttagTTCGAAACGAATGACATCGGAGCGCTTGGGATCCATCCAGACCTGTTATTGCCAGTACAAGAAAGCATTAATATCAAGATTTTCTCCAAGCACTGCCCTCCTATTCCGTTCCCTTTCCTGACAgtgacacacagcacaggtgaAGATCGTTGGAGTTTAATGACCGCGTGTGTCTCGCGTGTgcgagtggtgtgtgtgtgtgtctgtgtgtgtgtgtgtgtgtgtgtgtgtgcgtgtgtgtgtcttgccgGGTGTGGCACTATGGTCGCCTCACTCGCCCGCGCACCAAGTTCACTATGAAAATGACTATGCAAAAATTGAGGGGGGTGAAAGAAATCATGAACGGTGTATAAGAGTCGGGTTAATTGGGGGAAAAATGAGGTAAGAACCTGATGCATTCCTTACTAGTAACTTTTTCTCAGGTGACATGGTGGCGAGGTTTGATCCCTCAAAACTTATCCGTCGTGGGCAGGTTGTAAGCTGGGCTGCTTTCATGGCATCAGTTTGGTCAAATGGAGAAAGTGAAGCTTATTACAATGTAGATGTTATGCACAATGTGTATATTCGCTAAATAGAATATTCAGCATTATTCATCAGGTCAGCAGATGAGAGAATTCGTATCATAGGCGAGGTTAGTCTATTATAGTCAGCTGGAACATTGATCAGAACATGGGAAAGAACGTTGAACGtgacgcacacgcacacacgcacatcttACATGATTTTCTTTATCTTTCCTTTTAATTCAATGTCAATAAACCGCAGCGATTACAGTGCTGTTCGACAGCAAcataaaattgtataaaattcACATTATTTAGTCAATAGCCAAACAAGATGAAACTCGAGAGCCATCTACTGTTTGGTGCGTCAATGTAAATGCTGCTGCAGGTGTAAAATGACAGCAGCTCCTCTCTGTTATCTTGTCATGGTGTGTGACATGCTGGCAGAAAGCAGGCACACTACAGGTCTGCCTTGAATATGCAATCAATGTGCATGGGTGAGATacaagtgaatgaatgaatgtaggtgtatgggtgtgtgcgtgagtgtgtgttggaaaCAGCAAATAACTAAACCAGGCTAATCTAAACTAGAGCATATGCAAATGAAGGCaattattttaagattttatttcttcttgtcAGTTGTCAAACCAAATTGCTGCATTATGAATTATGtggctaaataataataatattattattgatttttttaagttCCACAGCACAGTGGCTTCTTTCGAACCTGTGGTTCAAATAACgataattgtgtgtttttctcaccAAAGGTTTAGTGTTGTCTTCAAGCAGGGATTACAGTAGTCCTGCAGGCAATTTACCTTGGATAGCTCCCGGTTAATCAAGCACTATGATGAAACTGTATGTATGAAGAAGAAGGAAATCTCGTTGCACttcatcatacagtacaacacataACTAAACTCTACCACAGAGGTTAAATCTAGAACacggaagtttttttttagtttgtttctcCAGGGAGAAAAGTTTCCATTTCAGAGCCACTGCATTTGCTACTCTTTAGTAATGATTAATGTAGAACACCCCAACTGAGGGTtagctttcattttctttaagagAAAAGCTTTTCGAAAAGCTAGAATCCTTGACTATCTAAGAACATTTAATTaaccttttttaaatatagcaCACAAGCCACATCATGTTAATCATACAAGCGttccacatgtttttttttaactattaccACATGCTTAGTTAACCAACTGCTAAAGCTGTACCTGAATTATTGCTGAAAGCACTACAATAATTACTCTTGGTTTAGCATCCTCTCAGGGGTTGTGGCCAGTCTTTAAAGCCAGGCTGACCTAGCTTTCTGATAACTGACTAATATATGCACAAATGCATATGTTGTGCATTTTTGAGTGAAGATAAAATATTATAGCAATATAAGGTATTACATGCTTTATTCATCCTATAAAATgatcaactaaaaaaaaaacgatcagCCTTAACATAACCACTGTTAGGTGGTGTATAAAATTGATTATCTTATTA
This genomic window from Tachysurus fulvidraco isolate hzauxx_2018 chromosome 18, HZAU_PFXX_2.0, whole genome shotgun sequence contains:
- the LOC113649050 gene encoding fibroblast growth factor 14 isoform X2, with the translated sequence MAAAIASGLIRQKRQAREQHLHRPATHRRRKSPSKSKGLCNSNLVDIFSKVRIFGLKKRRLRRQDPQLKGIVTRLYCRQGYYLQMSPDGCLDGTKDDSTNSSLFNLIPVGLRIVAIQSVKTGLYIAMNAEGHLYTSELFTPECKFKESVFENYYVIYSSMLYRQQESGRAWFLGLNKEGQPMKGNRVKKTKPAAHFIPKPIEVAMYREPSLHDVGEAVPKAGVPPSKRTDPVVMNGGKPVSKPDKET